CAAGGCTACTATGTTATCAGATATTAATTCATTTAGCAGTATTTGGGAGATCGGAGACCATTCTGATGAAGTATTGTTTAAGGTGTTTGCTAAAGATGGTGATTCGTATTTCTCAGGATATTTTGCCCCTAATACTGCAGGTATCCTAAAGCGTCCTTCTCCAGAATTGTTTGACCTCTATGAGGAAGCTGATGTACGTAAAGGTGCTTATCTCATGGATGATGCAGACTTGGGACAGGTGGTTGTAAAATACAAAGGTGAAGCTGAAAATGAGCAAAGATCCATTGAGGTGATTCGTATGGGTGAGATTTACCTGATCAGTGCAGAAGCCAACTTCCGTATTGGAAATACAGCTGAGGCACTAGAAAGCTTCAATGCCTTAAGAAGTAACCGTATTGAAGGAGTGACTGATGTAACAACGTTGGACGAGGATATGATTCTTGAGGAAAGAAGAAGAGAACTGGCATTTGAAGGACATCGATTTTATGACCTGAAGCGTTTGGGATTGAATCTGGACAGAACAGCTATGGCAGACCAACCTAAGGTAACCGTAGATGCCTTGCCTGCAGGAAGCAAGTATTGGATCTTCCCTATTCCAAACAGGGAATTGGTTGTGAACAGCAACCTGAAACAATCTTCTAAATGGCAGTAATTTTTTCGATTACAAAAAGAGAACATAACCATGAAAAAATATATCAATAACTGGTGGGTTCTTTGCAGCTTATTGCTGTTGGGAGTCACAGCTTGTGAAGAGCAGGAAAATGAAGTATATCAAGGGGCTGCTTATGTATCTTTAGTAGATACAGACTTTAATACTTCAGAAGATGCTGAAGGTGCATTGCGAGTACAGGTTCGTCTAACCACAACCAGTGCTGTGAATGCCCCTTTGGAAGTAACTTATAAGGTTGAAGGTGATGCAGGTTGGGAAAGCAGAATCAAAGACGAAAGCAATGGAAAAGTAACGATTGCTTCAGGTGAGTACACTGCTGATATCTTTCTGATGCCGATAAATAATGAGGAAATTGACAATGATGTCAATATTACTGTTACGCTTACAGGTGTGAGTGGTGCTGCTGTAAACTTAGGCTTGGGCAAAGCTGATTCTTATGTTCAAGCAGCTGTTTTTCTAAGTAATGAAGATAAACCAGAGTACAATTCATGTATTGCTGTATCTGAGGTATTGTTGGAGAATGTGGTCAATCTGGCTTATACAGATTTCTATGATTCGGCAAAATATAGCGGAACAGACCCTGCTGGTTTGATCGTGGAACCTTCAGATGTGTTGGCATGTAATAAACTAAGGGTGACAGGTGATGCATTAGCCTTGTTTGCAGGTGCTTTTGATATAGAAATCAACGAGGAGAAAGGAACGGTAAACATTCCTCAGCAAAAGTATGGCAGTAAGGATGGTGAAGATTATTACATCGTAGCTATTGAAGAAGGTACTATTGACATTACTAGTGGAGAGATAAGTGTTAATATTCTTTGGTTTTCTTACGCCAAAGGAACAGACCCTTCTACGATTGATTTGCTGGCTGAGTATAAGGCTTCTACTTATAATTATTATGATGGCAACTTGAAGATTTCATTGGGTGCTTATTCGCCATGTACAGCATTGGGAGAGGCATTTTTGAATAAGGCGGTCACACTGGATTATGAAGATGAAGATCCAGATTACAGTGGTAATAATCCTGGTGTAGTACTTGAGCCAAATACTAAAACGTGTAATCGTATATTGGTAAAAGGAGATGCAATCAACTACTACGATGGAGAGTTTGAGCTACTGATTGATGAAGAGAATAACACTGTAGAAGTGCCTTTACAGCTATATTCTGTTCAGGATAACGATACCCCTAATTATTATATACAATCATCAGCAGGGACCTATGATCCTGCAACACAAACTATTGTAATTGACTTTGCTTGGAGTGGTTATGCAGACGGAGCAAACCCAGATCCATTGGGTGATGGGTATGTTGGGAAGCTGACAATTACACTGGCTGAATAAGCCATAACCTACTTTATTGAAAACATGGGTCATCCCGATTGGTAATTTCGGTGTTGGCTCATGTTTTTTTATGTCCAAAATTACCAGCATATGGAATCAGCTATAAGCTTGAATACCTGATTTTTTTACTTACCTAAGATGATTGATTAAGATTGGGCGATTGCGGTTTAGACTTTATATCGCATATGAAAACTTCAAATATTACAATTTCTTCCAAACATTCTGATTGTTCAGTTTGTTGGCGGAGGTAGCTTAGACTATTTACCCCAAAAACAAATTTAGGAATGGCAGAGACGTCCTCACAAGATGCTCGCTACTGGAAGGAGCGGTTTGAGGCACAACAGCAGATGCTGGAAATAACAATCGCTAATATGCAAAAAGCCACCTTGCAGCTAAGTGAGTCAAAAGCAGCTTTAGAAAAGACAAATCATCAATTGCAGGGTAGCATATCCTATGCTACAAGACTTCAACAATCGATTTTGCCTGCAAAGACCAAACTCGATCAGATTTTTGACGACTATTTTATCTTCTTAAAGCCGAAGGATCAGTTGAGTGGTGACTCGTATTGGGTCCACAAGCATAACCATCTGAAATACATTGCCGCAATAGATTGTACTGGACATGGTATTCCCGGAGCGATGTTGACCATGCTTGTGTCTACAGCTTTGGATCAATTGGTGACAGGTAAAGTGATTACTTCTCCTAGTGAAATCATCGAAGCATTGGATCAAAAAATCCATTACCTGCTGAATAATGATGAGCAAAATGAATTAAGAGGTAAAAATGGACTGGACATTTCATTGTGTATTTTGGATGAGTCTACAAATACCTTGATATTCAGTGGGACACACCAGCAAATATTGCTTTTGGATGGAACACATCAGCGTGCAATTAAAGGTGCAAGGTATTATGTGGGTGAAAACTCTTCCAGAAAAACATCTCTGAAAGATCACCAACTTCAGTATAGCAAAGGGGAGAAGTTGTACCTTTTCTCTGATGGTTTTCCTGACCAGTTTTCCGTTCATGGTCAAAAATATACAGCAAAGAGGCTTAAAAGGCTGATTGCCACATTTTGGGATATCCCATTGAAAGGTCAGAAGAAAGCTTTGGAGATGGAGCTTTCAAACTTTAGAGGAAGCAGTCAACAGATTGATGATATATTGGTAATTGGAGTCCAACTATAAATAATATACAAGTGGAAAGTATAACAGCATCAGAACAGACAGTAAAAGTATTTTTGAAAGAATATCCGTATGCTAAACTTTATAAGGTAGCCAAACAGCCAACCTTGATTTGTGAGGCTACTAAAGAATATATTCCAATTGAAGACTTTATTGAGATGTTTGAGGATATGGGAGATATGGTCGCGCTACTGAATATTGAAAAATTCATTTTTGATAAGCGTGCCATGAAAACCTTTCACCAGCCAAGCATGGAATGGTACTTTGTAACTTGGAAAGAAGATTTGTACCGGTATGGCTTGAAAGTACACAGAAAAATATTGCCTAAAGATTTGGGTTGGTTTGAAGAAGCTGTCAAAGCCGGTAGAGCCAAAATTGAACAGGATTTTCCTGACTTTGATATTACCCGATTTGATATACAGTATCGTGATTCTATAGAAGAAGCAATTAATTCTTAAGCTGTAAGTAGGTCTTTTGGAAATTGAAACCGAAAGACCTTTTGTTTTTGTAACTCTTGATTGGGAAGGGAGTAATATTTTAGAGATGATACTTCTCTTGAGGTGATTTACAGGTTTTTATAATCCAATACCTATTTCTAAATAGCCTTAATAGCACCAAAATTAAGGTTATTCCAATATTATTCGAGTATCACTTGATTATCAATATTTATATTTTCAATTTTATATCGTGTGCGATATAATCAAGCAAGATATAAATATGAAAACAACAGCACTTCAAAACGTATTTAGAGTCCTTTTAGGACTGATGATGGTATTGCCGGGAGTCGGTCATTTGACGTTTCAACGTGAAGAGTTTCTGGCTCAAGTACCTAGATGGCTACCTAACGATCCAGCATTTATGGATTTTGTCGTGATTTCCTCAGGAGTAGTGGAGATTGCACTAGGGTTAGCTATGATATTCTGGTCAAAGCACAAAGTGTATGTTGGCCTTGCATTAGCTACTTTTTATGTACTCATTTTTCCGGGTAACATTTCGCAATACACAAATGGTATTGATGCTTTTGGATTGGACACAGACCAAAAAAGACTGATCAGGCTGTTTTTCCAGCCGGTACTTATTCTTTGGGCATTATGGTCTACAGGTGCATTGAAGTATATAATTTCAAAATCAAGAAAAGAGAAACATTATGTCAAGTAAAACATTTTACGAATTTGAGGCCACGAATATTCAAGGTAAAAATGTACCAATGGAATCATTCAAAGGTAAGACGGTTGTGGTGGTAAATACTGCAAGCAAATGTGGTCTTACGCCTCATTACAAAGGTTTGGAAAAACTATATAATAAGTATAAGGATCGTGGGTTGGTAGTACTAGGGTTTCCTTGTAACCAGTTTGGCGAGCAAGAGCCAGGCAGTGCTGAGGATATTCAGGAGTTTTGCCAACTCAATTATGGTGTGAGCTTCCCGATGTTTGACAAAGTAGATGTTAATGGCGAAAATGCTCATCCTATCTTTGAGTATCTAAAATCGGAGCTGAATGGCTTTTTAGGGAATAAAATAAAGTGGAACTTTACAAAGTTTCTAATTGATAAGAATGGGAAGCCTGTTAAGCGATTTGCGCCAACAACTAAACCTGATAGGATGGAGGCTTCCATTGAGAAAATAATATAATTTATGCCTGACGAATCTGAAATACTCTTTCTTGAAAAACAGTTGTGTTTTCCATTATATGCAGCCTCAAGGCTAACAACTAAAATTTACGGCCCTTATTTGGAGGAATTGGACCTTACATATCCGCAATATTTAGTCATGTTGGTCTTGTGGGAAAAAGGAAAACAGACAGTGAGCGAAATCAGTCACCTGTTACATTTGGAGACCAATACAGTCACTCCATTGTTAAAGCGATTGGAACAAAAGCATTTATTGGATAGAAAGAGATCTGAAACAGATGAAAGAAGTGTATTGGTTTCTCTGACCGATAAAGGAACCGTACTTAGAGAGAAAGCGGTTACTATTCCGGAGAAGATGCTAAACTCATTTAGTGACAGTACTATTTCGATGTCTGAGCTTCAAGTATTTCAGAAAACACTTTTTAAACTTGTGGATGTCTTGAGTGAAAAAGTAAAGGGTAAAAAAAGCTAAATAGATCAATACAATATATTCCGAACTTTTTTCAGTAGGTGAAAGTAATAAAAAGCCTTCTCTATATGAGAAGGCTTTCAATTTTAGACATAATTCAATATTTCAACCTCTTCAGGAACAAGAAAATACAGTACACATCCTGTTTCTGTTTTAACACTGTGCTTAAAATTTGGAGGTGTATATAGGTAGTTACCTTTTTTAAGCGTAGCTCCTTCAATAATGCATGTTCCCTCTAAAACAAATAGCTCTTCACCAGCAGGATGATTATGATAGGGGTAGCTTGCCCCTTTTTCAAGTTTAAGCAAAAAGCTTGGGGGTCTACCACTTTCATCATACCGCAAAGGTTTAACATAAATACCTTTCGTATAAACGCCTTCTTCTTTTAGTGGTTTCCACGCTACTGAATTCGTGTTAACTATGTAATCTTCCATCTTTGTACTCATGGTTATTAGTTTTAATTGCGAACGATAAATTATCATAACAAAGATGGAGTGTTTCATCTGCTCAAGGAATGGAAGATTATGAGATAACCATGTAATATTTCAGTTCTCTACTTGTTCCTTAAATAATTGAGGAGATAAAGCTGTATGCTTTTTAAAAAAATTAGAAAAGTAGAAAGGGTCATTGAACCCAAGTGCATATGAAGTTTCTTTCACTGACAACTTCTCATAGTAAAACAGTCTTTTGGCTTCAGACACAATTAACCCATGAATTATTTGCTGAGCTGTTTTTCCTGCATGTTGTTTTGAAAGCTCATTTAACCTTACTTCCGTAGTTTCCAGCCTTTCAGCATAGTATTTAACAGGTAGACTGTGTTGGAATTCAGCCCTAATTAACTCTAGGAATTTTAAGAAAAGGGCATCAGGCTTCCAAATTTCTTCCCCCTGCTGAATTTTGGCTCTATTGATTTCAATCAAAATAAGCTCAATTCTAGCATGTATTGAACTTAAGTATTGGTAAGGTTTCTCTTTGAGTTCTCTTATGATGCCATCTAAGTGTATTGCGATTGCTGGGTGTTCAGATACCTCTATTACTGTATTTAGATCGAAATGGCAGAATAACCCATTTTGGAATATAAGCTCGATATCTTTATCATCTTTACAGAAAAAATCATAAGTGAATTGTAGGGCTATACCTTTTGCATTTGGAGTTTCTATAAATTTATGAAACTGTCCTGAGGTAATAGTGACAGCGTGGTTAGCAGGAACTTTAAAGTTTACACTATCAATCTCCATTTCAATTTCCCCTTCAGAACACCAAACCAGAATGTATTTCTTTATCCTACGTTCCTTTATTGGTAAGTCAATTGAATTTATATGTATCGCTTCTATCATTTTATTATTACACTAAAAATGACTGTATAATTAGCTAAGTTTAATCATTACTTCTTTATTTTCTATTGTTGTCGTGACTGAATTTATTGTCTTTATAAAGCGCCAAGTATTTCCATCTAAGTCTTGATAATGAATCATCTCTGAGTACGGGGAGATATTATTTTTCATTTCTATATTACGGATAATGAAAGGATGTTTTTTCCCATCTTCATTTTTTATTAGAAGTAAGACTTTTCTAGATAGGATTAGGGTGAAGTCACCTTCTAAAGTTATGCTAGCTTCTGTAGCCAAATCAGAGATAGTAATTGATAATACTTTGAAAGTCCTTCCAAATAACATCGTGAAAAAGTGTTTGTGGATGCTGATTTTCTCAATATGTTCGAATGCGGCATATCCATTTTTATAAGATACTTTCATGATTTAGTGTGCTAATTCTATTGATGGTACTGTGATGGCAGTTCTAAGAAGTTTAAAGTTCAGTTGAGATTAGATAAATAAACATTTAAAAGCTACTTCATTAGATATGTTATCTTCATTAATTAAAAGAATTTGGCTGATATGAAGTGTTTGAAAGGAGAAGATACCTGTTGGTTCTGAGCGATATGATTCGTAAAAACTAATCTTGCATTTATGACTTTATGTAGGAATCAATACCCCCCCTCAATCGTCAGTAGCCTATTACTATCTTTGGTTATTCAATAGAATAGTAGGCTAAATCATTATTATGATTATATTTTCATGGATAAATCAATGTGATTTGAAGTAATTATTTGTTTAGCCCAAAAACATAGATATGCCCCAATCATATAAGAAACAGAAACCAGATTCCACTTATGATTATGTAATTATAGGCTCTGGAATAAGTGGTATTGGACTTGCCGCCATCTTGGGAAAGGAAGGCTTTCGTTGTGTTGTCCTTGAGCGGCACTATACACCCGGAGGTTATACCCATGTATTTACCCGTAGGGGGTACGAGTGGGATGTTGGAATTCACTATGTTGGAGAGGTACATCGGGAAGGCAGTACAACGAGTCGTTTGATGTCTTATATCTCAGATGGAACACTTCGTTGGGAGGAGATGGATGAGGAGTATGATCGTATTTATCTGGGTGATGAAAAAGTATTTGGGATAAGGAAAGGAATCCAGAATTATAAAGCATCTCTTTACAATGAATTCCCTGATGAAAAACATGCTATAGATCAGTACTTTGAGTTACTTAAGCAAGCGGGTAAAGCGACTTACAGCCTGTTTATGAGAAAAGGGATGCCTGGTATGCTCAAATGGCTGTTTGGTAATAGTATGAAGAAAAGGGCAGCAGCCTTTGAAGGAAAAACCACCCGAGAAGTACTGGAAGGAATTACCCAAAATGAGACTTTAATAGGGGTACTTACTGGTCAGTATGGGGATTATGGTCTTCCGCCATCAGAGAGTAGTTTCCTGATGCATACGATGTTGGTGACTCATTATTTTAATGGTGGCTCTTATCCGGTAGGAGGTAGTTCCAGTATTTATAAATCCATAGAGCCAGTAATACAGCAATATGGGGGAGCAGTCTATATTAATGCTGAAGTAAAGGAACTGTGGGTAGAGAAAAACAAGGCTAAAGGGGTAGTGATGGTGGATGGTAATCGTATCAAGGCTACTAAAGGTGTGATCAGCAGTGCAGGTTTTGTAACAACCTATGAAAAGCTTATTCCTCCATATCTCAATATTCCCAAACCCAAAGTACTGGAAGAAGTTAAGCCATCTTCAGCTCATTTATGCTTATATGTAGGTATGAATGGGTCCGCTGAAGAATTGCAACTTACTAAGACTAACTTTTGGATATACCCAGGTGTAAACCATGATACTTCTGTGGAAGCTTACCGCAAGGATCAGGAGGAAGCCGCCTTACCTGTTATCTATATCTCTTTTCCTGCAGCTAAAGATCCTGATTGGCAGATGCGTTACCCTGGAAAAAGTACATTGGAAATTATCACTATAAGTGATTATGAGTACTTCAAAGAATGGGAAAATCAACCATGGAAAAAGAGGGGAGAAGCTTATGAGCATTTTAAGGAGCAGCTTTCTCAAAAGCTATTGGAAGCTTTATATGAAAAATTGCCGCAATTGAGAGGTAAAGTAGATTATTATGAACTCTCGACACCACTGTCCACTGCTCATTTTATGAATTATACTAAAGGGGAAATATATGGTTTGAATCATACTCCTGAGCGATTTTATAGTGATGAGCTAAATGTCAAAACGCCTATCAAGAACTTCTATATGACAGGACAGGATCTGATCAGTTGTGGATTTGCAGGTAGCCTGAGTGCAGCATACGTAACGGCGTCCTACTTACGGAAGAAGAATATGTTTAAGAAAGCTAAGAAGTAAACCTTTCGGGTATATCTTCTAATAACTAATAAGGGTATCTCATCGATACCCTTATTAGTTTTATTGTGTTTGTTGATGATTTACTAGCTTCAAAATACCATTCAAAAGCTATGTTTACCAAAATACGTTCTTGCTTAAGCTATCATTTACAAGTTTAGCTATGTGATATTCGATATATGGAATATCAATGTAGGTCATGCTAAAGTCAAAGTGTTGAGTAGTTCGGTTGGATGGAATAGATGGTAACCGATTAATAACCTCTGTAGTATGTAAATCATGCATGTATAGTTATTGGCTATAATACTCTTGTTTAAGAAAAGATTAAGTAAGGGAATATTTCAATAAGTGTTGTTTGTGTGTTTAATTTAATGGTATGTATACATATTTGTTTACATGTTTAAAATTCAAAAAACACATCAATAGTCTGATAATCAGCTTATTGTTATTTATTGGGTGATAGCTGTAAATAAAAAATGTAATTATTCTTGTTGTTTTTACTCTTATTATTTTGCGCTATATATACATAGGTATACATTGCGCATGTACTTAAGAAGTAGATATGGCTGATGTATGAGAGATTTTGAAGTATTTGAGACTGTTAGAAAGAAAATAGATGGAAAGAGCAGTGAGGCTTTTTACAGCCAACTCTATCGTGTAGTAAAGGAGGAAATTGAAAGTGCCAACATGAAGGAAGGTACATTATTACCAAGAGAGATTGATATCGCAGAGTTATTTGGTGTATCGAGATTGACTGTGAAAAAGTCTATGGATATGCTGGTCAATGACGGCTTAGTAGTGAAGAAGAAAGGTTACGGTACTACAGTCATTGGTAAAAAGGTGGTGTCTACTTCATTAGAAAACTGGATGAGTTTTTCGAAAGAGATGAAAGGAAAAGGTATCTCTATCAGAAACTCTTACTTTGAAGTTGAAAATACCATTGCTCCTGAAAGAGTATGTTCTTTTTTTGAAGCAGATAAGAAAGATAATGTACTTAAGATAGCAAAAGTAAAATCAGATGAGACTGCTAACCTTGTGTACTTTGTCTCTTACATTAACCCGAAGTTCAATGTGGATGTGATGGAAGATTTTTATCAGCCACTATATGACATTCTCAAACAGCATTACGGACTCTACCCAAAACGCTCTTTTGAACATATCAGAGCAATGGCTGCTGACGACTTTTTGGCAGACAAGCTTAATATCCAAAAAGGAGCTCCAATTCTTTGTAGGGAAAGAAGAGTGTATACACAGGATGGAGAGCCATTGGAATATAACTACGGTTATTACAGAGGGGATAGGATCGTTTGTGAATTAAGGGTTTGATTTATACCTGAACTTCAGGACATAAGAATACACAACTAATAATCAATTCAATTACATAATTTAAATTAAAACACATGCGAAAATTCACATCATTTTTCGTCGGGATTGCTATGTTCCTGTCCTTGGTGGCCTGCGATCAAGAGGAGCAAATGGCAGCACCAAAAATTACGCTATCTAAAACGCAAGTTACAGCCAAAACAGGTGAAATCGTAACCATCTCTGCTCACATTGAATCAGAAGCGGGAGTAAAGGCTTTAGTCGTTACGCCTAGATTGGATAGTGAGGAAAAGGCAGCAGAAGTAATCACCATTTCTGAGTCATCACAGACAATGGCTGATATTGAAGTCCCTTATGAAGTAGCGGTTGAGGATGCTGAAGGTGTACTGGTACTGAATTTTGCTGTAGTGGATGAGATGGGAGCAAAGGCAGAGGCAGAAACTGTATTTGAGATTGAGTTGAGTACAACAGATATCCTGACAAGAAACAACTACCGTTGGGCTTATGTGTCAGAGACTATTGCTTCAGGCGAAAACATTATGTCTGAAGGTAAGGATGATACAACACTGGCATTCCACAAGGATGGCTCTATCACATTTGACATTGGTGAGAAAGATGCTGACGGACTGGAGACACTGGCCAGTTACACAGCATGGGAGTTGAATGAGGATGAGACTGTGTTGACACTGACAAGAGTGGACTGGTTAGGTGAGACTACTTATGAAGAGTATACACTGGAGTCAATTGATAAGGACGAGTTGAAAGTTTCAACTACGGTGGATTTGTCATTTTTCGGTTACTCAGAAAACGAGAAAGTGACAACAACCTTTGGATCTCAAGCTTACGTGGCTGAGTAATCATATATAAATCATTGCTTGTCTTCGGATCTTAATCATTAGGTATAACAATATACATGCGAGTAAGTGTGCAAGTTTTTAGGCGTTGCTTATATCATCTAGTTATGTCTAATAAAAAAAGTGGATTGGAACAGGTAGGTCTGAAGACAAGTAATGTGAATTGTATCGCTGGATTTCTGCTGAAAAGGTAAGGATTTCGTGAAATTATCAGGTTTTAAAAAAATAAATAATACATACATATAACACTGATAATTCTCTTGAGAAAAGATTAAGCTAGTAATTCGTGTGTTTGAAATTTCATTATCATTAATACCAAGTTGGATGAAGCTCTATAGATACCTAGTCTTTTTATTGGCATTGATATGTTGTATAAAGGGAAGCAGTGCATATGCACAGGGAGAGAAAATTGTCAAAGGAACAATCAAATCCGTGACAGGAGAATTACTGATTGGTGTAACAGTAGCAGAAGAAGGAACTACCAGCGGTACCATTTCAGACCTGAATGGGGAATTCAAGTTGGCGGTTTCGGAAGGAGCAACTCTGAAAGTCAGCTATATTGGATACCAGACACAAACGGTAGAAGTCAAAAATCGTAGTTTTATTGAAGTTATACTGGATGAGGATGTTCAGCAATTACAGGAACTTGTGGTTGTTGGTTACGGAACCATGCGAAAAGATGACCTGACAGGTGCTGTTACCTCTGTGAAAGCCGAAAATATTAAGGCGAATGCGGGGGCTTCTTTGGATCAGGCACTGCAAGGTATGGCAGCTGGTGTACAGGTGACCCAGTCATCAGGACAGCCGGGGGCTTCTACTTCCATCAGAATCAGAGGAATTACATCCATCAATGGCAGCAACGAACCGCTGTATGTAATTGATGGCGTACCTATTATAACCAGCTCGGGTGATATGAGTACAGGTGCAACGAAAAGTGCTTCACTGAATCCGTTAGCTTCCATTAACCCCAATGATATTGCCTCTATCGAAATCCTGAAAGACGTTTCCCAGACGGCTATTTATGGTGCAAGAGCTGCCAATGGTGTGATCGTGGTGACAACGAAAAAAGGAAAAACAGGAAAAACAGTCATCTCTTTTGACTCTTATGCAGGTGTACAGCAGGTATCTAAAAAGATGGAGATGCTGAATGCACAGCAGTTAGCTGAATTGGGCAATGAAGCGACAGACAATGCGGGATTACCTCGCAGACCGATTTTTGCAAGTCCACTTTCTTTGGGTGAAGGAACTAACTGGCAGAATGAGATTTTCCAACAGGCGGCAATACAGAGTTATCAATTATCAGTTTCTGGTGGCGATCAGGCTACAAGGTTTTCTGTGTCTGGTGGGTATTTCACACAGGATGGTATTATCATCGGTTCAGATTATGTGAGAGGAAACATCAGAACCTCTTTGGATCATAGAATCAATGAGAAATTCAAGATTGGTACTAATCTTACCTATGCTAGGACAATATCTAATGGTGTAGTGACCGCAACTGGTGAAGGTGGTATTGGAGGCTCTGGTGTTGTGACTTCAGCCTTAAGTTTCAACCCTGCACTTTCAGTAATGGATGCATCAGGTGAATATACCTATAAAGACAACCTTACATCGGCAGCACCAGGTAATCCAGTAGTTGACGCTTTGAAAAACCTGAATCACTCGCAGAATAACAGGTTTATCGGAAGCCTGTATGCCGATTACCAGATTCTGGATGGATTATCGTTCAAGACCAGTGTGAGTGGTGACGCTTACTTCAACAAGGAGATGCAGTTTATCCCGAACGATATCCGAAGAGGAGAGCAATCAGGTGGACAAGCTACACATGGGCTGATCTATGGTTATACTTGGCTTTGGGAAAACGTAGCATCGTACATCAAGCAACTGAATGATGCCAACAGGGTCAATTTTGTAGCAGGATATTCCATGCAGTCTTTCAACTCTGAGGCTACAATTGCTTCCACATCTGACTTTGATGATAATAGATTGACCTATCATGCACTTCAGGCAGGTAAGATGAAAGGACTGACCTTGTCTGCTTCAAATGCATGGCAGATGCAGTCATACTTTGGAAGACTTAACTACTCATTGAACAATCGCTACATCTTTACAGCAACTGGTAGGGTAGATGGTTCATCCAAATTTGGAAAGAACAATAAATATGGATTCTTCCCTTCTGCTGCCTTGGCATGGAGAGTATCGGAAGAAACATTCTTTGATGGGATTGAATCAATCAACGAACTGAAATTCAGATCAAGCTATGGCATTACAGGTAATCAGGGTATTCCTGCTTACAGTGCACAAGGTAGACTGGAGCAGACAACAGCTTACCTGAATAATCAGGAGACCATCTCAGGAGCTGGCCCTATCAGCTTGGCTAATCAGGATTTGAAGTGGGAAAAAACAAAGCAGTTCAATATTGGAATGGACATGGGCTTGTTTGATGATAGGGTTCAGATTACTGCAGATTACTACCAGAAATATACATCTGACTTGTTGCTTAATACCCCAATGCCATACTATTCGGGATTCAAGTCGGCATATATGAATGTGGGTGACATGGAGAACACAGGTATTGAATTGACCCTCTCAGGTTTTGTGGCAGATACAGAAAAATTCCAATGGAAATCGGAC
The Limibacter armeniacum DNA segment above includes these coding regions:
- a CDS encoding GntR family transcriptional regulator; the encoded protein is MRDFEVFETVRKKIDGKSSEAFYSQLYRVVKEEIESANMKEGTLLPREIDIAELFGVSRLTVKKSMDMLVNDGLVVKKKGYGTTVIGKKVVSTSLENWMSFSKEMKGKGISIRNSYFEVENTIAPERVCSFFEADKKDNVLKIAKVKSDETANLVYFVSYINPKFNVDVMEDFYQPLYDILKQHYGLYPKRSFEHIRAMAADDFLADKLNIQKGAPILCRERRVYTQDGEPLEYNYGYYRGDRIVCELRV
- a CDS encoding SusC/RagA family TonB-linked outer membrane protein, translating into MKLYRYLVFLLALICCIKGSSAYAQGEKIVKGTIKSVTGELLIGVTVAEEGTTSGTISDLNGEFKLAVSEGATLKVSYIGYQTQTVEVKNRSFIEVILDEDVQQLQELVVVGYGTMRKDDLTGAVTSVKAENIKANAGASLDQALQGMAAGVQVTQSSGQPGASTSIRIRGITSINGSNEPLYVIDGVPIITSSGDMSTGATKSASLNPLASINPNDIASIEILKDVSQTAIYGARAANGVIVVTTKKGKTGKTVISFDSYAGVQQVSKKMEMLNAQQLAELGNEATDNAGLPRRPIFASPLSLGEGTNWQNEIFQQAAIQSYQLSVSGGDQATRFSVSGGYFTQDGIIIGSDYVRGNIRTSLDHRINEKFKIGTNLTYARTISNGVVTATGEGGIGGSGVVTSALSFNPALSVMDASGEYTYKDNLTSAAPGNPVVDALKNLNHSQNNRFIGSLYADYQILDGLSFKTSVSGDAYFNKEMQFIPNDIRRGEQSGGQATHGLIYGYTWLWENVASYIKQLNDANRVNFVAGYSMQSFNSEATIASTSDFDDNRLTYHALQAGKMKGLTLSASNAWQMQSYFGRLNYSLNNRYIFTATGRVDGSSKFGKNNKYGFFPSAALAWRVSEETFFDGIESINELKFRSSYGITGNQGIPAYSAQGRLEQTTAYLNNQETISGAGPISLANQDLKWEKTKQFNIGMDMGLFDDRVQITADYYQKYTSDLLLNTPMPYYSGFKSAYMNVGDMENTGIELTLSGFVADTEKFQWKSDFNISRNTNVVTDLGELGEDGIPSEPMLGITGWSRISEGKPIGTYYGYITDGIFQLNDNLDNAPYFTGAKPEAGDRKYKDLNGDGVIDSKDITEIGNATPDFIFGFTNTFKYKRFTLMVNTQGSVGNDLVNFNKFNLENLSGTTNASSAVLDRWTPENPTNDMPKADATPPTNVLSSAQVEDGSYWRIKNLKLGYDLPENITNKAGMTSFHVYASVQNLYTLTNYTGFDPEVNMFSSVTSMGADYGSYPTARTFLIGANITF